A stretch of the Pseudomonas sp. ACM7 genome encodes the following:
- a CDS encoding carbon-nitrogen hydrolase family protein, whose translation MTKVAIIQRPPVLLDRSATIARAVQSVAEAAAAGASLIVLPESYIPGYPSWIWRLAAGKDGAVMGQLHTRLLANAVDIANGDLSELCEAARTHAVTIVCGIDECDRRNGGGTLYNSVVLIGTNGAVLNRHRKLMPTNPERMVHGFGDACGLRTVDTPVGRVGTLICWENYMPLARYSLYAQGVEIYVAPTYDCGDGWISTMRHIALEGRCWVLGSGTVLRGSDIPDDFPARAQLFPDPDEWINDGDSVVVSPQGRIVAGPLHREAGILYADIDVTLVAPARRALDVTGHYARPDIFELQVRRTPATAVRYIDE comes from the coding sequence ATGACCAAGGTAGCCATCATTCAGCGCCCGCCCGTGCTGCTCGATCGCAGCGCGACGATCGCCCGGGCCGTGCAATCGGTCGCTGAGGCAGCGGCGGCGGGAGCCTCGCTGATCGTTTTGCCCGAATCGTACATTCCCGGTTACCCGTCATGGATCTGGCGGCTGGCGGCGGGAAAGGACGGGGCTGTAATGGGCCAGTTGCACACGCGGCTGCTGGCCAATGCCGTCGATATCGCGAACGGTGACCTGAGCGAATTGTGCGAGGCCGCCAGAACTCACGCGGTGACGATCGTGTGCGGCATTGATGAATGCGACCGGCGCAATGGTGGCGGCACGCTCTACAACAGCGTAGTCCTTATCGGCACGAACGGCGCAGTGCTCAACCGACACCGCAAGCTGATGCCAACCAATCCCGAGCGCATGGTGCATGGCTTCGGTGATGCCTGCGGGTTGCGCACGGTCGATACACCCGTCGGCCGCGTGGGCACGCTCATCTGCTGGGAAAACTACATGCCGCTGGCACGCTATTCTCTGTATGCCCAAGGGGTGGAAATCTACGTCGCCCCCACGTACGACTGTGGCGATGGCTGGATCAGCACGATGCGTCACATTGCGCTCGAAGGCCGCTGTTGGGTGCTCGGCAGCGGCACCGTGCTGCGCGGCAGTGACATCCCCGACGACTTCCCGGCGCGTGCGCAACTGTTTCCCGATCCGGACGAATGGATCAACGACGGCGACTCGGTGGTGGTCAGTCCTCAAGGCCGGATCGTGGCCGGTCCATTACACCGAGAGGCAGGCATTCTGTATGCGGACATCGACGTCACACTCGTGGCGCCAGCGCGGCGGGCGCTCGACGTCACCGGGCACTACGCGCGCCCTGACATTTTCGAACTGCAGGTGCGGCGCACGCCGGCGACTGCGGTGCGCTACATTGACGAATGA
- a CDS encoding Mut7-C RNAse domain-containing protein, with protein sequence MTRATFRFYEELNDFLPAERRRQSFTCECARAATVKHMIEALGIPHTEVELVLLNGESVGFERVIFDGDRLAVYPKFEALDISPLLKVRAQPLRVLRFVADAHLGGLANLLRMSGFDTLYENSFEDGEIAEIAAQQGRIVLTRDRELLKRRIISHGCYVHALKPSLQLRELYERLDLARSARPFSLCLHCNLPLHEISPELARSQVPPRVGILYSHFLRCDACQRVYWEGSHWRGMCALLAPLLDR encoded by the coding sequence ATGACCAGAGCAACCTTCCGCTTCTACGAGGAGCTCAACGATTTCCTGCCGGCCGAACGGCGGCGGCAGTCCTTCACTTGTGAGTGCGCGCGAGCGGCGACGGTCAAGCACATGATCGAGGCGCTCGGGATACCGCACACGGAGGTCGAGCTGGTGCTGCTCAACGGCGAGTCGGTGGGCTTCGAGCGGGTGATTTTCGACGGTGACCGGCTGGCGGTGTATCCCAAGTTCGAAGCGCTGGACATCAGCCCGCTGCTCAAGGTTCGTGCGCAACCTTTACGGGTGCTGCGCTTCGTCGCTGATGCGCACCTTGGCGGGCTGGCCAACCTGCTGCGCATGAGCGGCTTCGACACCCTCTACGAAAATAGCTTCGAGGATGGCGAGATCGCCGAGATCGCTGCGCAACAAGGACGCATCGTGCTAACCCGTGACCGCGAACTGCTCAAGCGCCGGATCATCAGCCACGGCTGTTACGTGCATGCCCTGAAACCTTCGCTGCAGCTGCGCGAATTGTACGAGCGCCTCGACCTGGCGCGTAGCGCGCGGCCATTCAGTCTGTGCCTTCATTGCAACCTGCCGCTGCACGAGATCAGCCCGGAACTGGCCCGGTCGCAGGTGCCGCCACGCGTAGGCATCCTCTATTCGCACTTCTTGCGCTGCGACGCCTGCCAGCGGGTTTACTGGGAGGGTTCGCACTGGCGCGGCATGTGTGCACTGCTGGCACCTCTGCTGGACCGATAG
- a CDS encoding GFA family protein codes for MSIERSYKGSCFCGAVEFTVSGEPAAMGYCHCESCRHWSAGPVNAFTLWKPEAVQVTRGADNIGTYNKTPQSFRKWCKTCGGHIFTEHPGMGLIDVYAAVIPDLAYSPGVHVHYQETVLRIKDGLPKLKDVPNELGGSGISMDE; via the coding sequence ATGAGCATTGAACGGTCTTACAAGGGCAGTTGTTTTTGCGGCGCAGTCGAGTTCACCGTCAGTGGCGAGCCGGCCGCGATGGGCTACTGCCATTGCGAGTCGTGTCGGCATTGGTCAGCAGGACCGGTCAATGCCTTCACGCTGTGGAAACCCGAGGCGGTGCAAGTGACTCGGGGGGCTGACAATATCGGCACCTACAACAAGACACCGCAGAGTTTCCGCAAGTGGTGCAAGACTTGCGGCGGGCACATCTTCACTGAACACCCGGGGATGGGGCTGATCGATGTATATGCCGCGGTCATCCCGGATCTCGCGTATTCGCCAGGCGTTCACGTCCACTATCAGGAGACCGTGCTGCGCATCAAGGATGGATTGCCCAAGCTGAAGGATGTCCCCAACGAATTAGGGGGATCGGGCATCAGCATGGACGAATAG
- a CDS encoding helix-turn-helix domain-containing protein: MDESYGQFCTVARGAEALCERWTPLVVRELLCGSKRFNELHRGVPRMSTNLLAQRLRHLEEIGVVRRTATGKVWEYSLTEAGEELRPIIMALGHWGARWIGSRLRDDELDAGLLMWDVRRFVRIETFPSRPVVIQFKFRDARPGEQAWWLVVEQGVADLCRDDPGRELTLVVDSSVRALTEVWTGDRTPREVLQSRELRVDGAVKDAESLWRWLGTSAFAGTRSAAR, from the coding sequence ATGGACGAAAGCTACGGTCAGTTCTGCACGGTCGCGCGAGGTGCTGAAGCCCTGTGCGAGCGTTGGACACCTTTGGTCGTGCGCGAGCTGTTGTGCGGCAGCAAGCGCTTCAATGAACTGCACCGCGGCGTGCCCCGAATGTCCACCAACCTGCTGGCACAGCGGCTGCGGCATTTGGAAGAAATCGGCGTCGTGCGCCGCACGGCCACCGGTAAAGTCTGGGAGTACAGCCTGACCGAGGCAGGCGAGGAATTGCGCCCCATCATCATGGCGCTAGGGCATTGGGGCGCGCGCTGGATCGGCAGTCGCCTTCGCGATGACGAACTCGACGCGGGCCTGCTCATGTGGGACGTGCGCCGGTTCGTGCGCATCGAAACGTTCCCGTCCCGACCGGTGGTCATCCAGTTCAAATTTCGCGACGCGCGGCCCGGCGAACAAGCGTGGTGGCTCGTGGTTGAACAGGGCGTGGCAGACCTGTGTCGCGACGACCCCGGACGCGAACTGACGCTCGTCGTGGACTCCAGCGTGCGCGCGTTGACCGAGGTTTGGACGGGCGACCGCACACCGCGCGAGGTTCTGCAGTCGCGAGAGCTGCGTGTAGATGGCGCGGTGAAGGATGCGGAAAGTTTGTGGCGCTGGCTTGGCACGAGTGCGTTCGCGGGTACCCGGAGCGCTGCACGCTAG
- a CDS encoding chromate resistance protein ChrB domain-containing protein has translation MKTWLTLILALPTANATERMRAWRALKASGAAVLRDGAYLLPDTGVCREALASVERDILSINGTVYILPVVDPEGERFVELFDRSDDYSKLRAEIEECRGQLKPENALVTTKQIRKLRKNYDQLTHIDYFPGKPKEQMDSALQELETAASRALSADEPHSRDEPITALNRGDYQSRVWATRKRPWVDRLACAWLIRRFIDPQAQILWLNTPHDCPADALGFDFDDATFSHVGNRVTFETLQASFELQEPGLNRIAALVHYLDIGGIQPLEAAGIERVLAGLRETITHDDHLLAAASAIFDGLLTEFVKEEQPNE, from the coding sequence ATGAAAACCTGGCTGACACTGATTCTCGCGTTACCCACCGCGAATGCCACCGAGCGCATGCGAGCCTGGCGTGCCCTGAAAGCCTCAGGTGCGGCGGTTCTGCGCGATGGTGCCTATCTGTTGCCTGATACCGGTGTCTGTCGTGAAGCTCTGGCGTCTGTCGAGCGCGATATCCTTTCTATCAATGGCACTGTTTACATCCTGCCCGTGGTCGATCCGGAGGGTGAGCGCTTTGTCGAGTTGTTCGACCGTAGCGATGACTACAGCAAGCTACGCGCAGAGATTGAAGAGTGCCGTGGGCAGCTCAAGCCTGAAAACGCATTGGTCACCACCAAACAAATTCGCAAGCTGCGCAAAAACTACGATCAGCTCACTCACATCGATTATTTCCCAGGCAAGCCCAAGGAGCAGATGGATTCAGCCTTGCAGGAGCTTGAGACGGCTGCTAGCAGAGCGTTGTCTGCGGATGAACCCCATAGCCGCGACGAGCCCATAACGGCACTCAACCGTGGTGATTATCAAAGTCGTGTCTGGGCAACACGTAAGCGTCCGTGGGTTGATCGTCTGGCTTGTGCCTGGTTGATTCGGCGCTTCATTGATCCTCAAGCTCAGATCCTCTGGCTGAATACTCCACATGACTGTCCGGCAGACGCGCTGGGCTTCGACTTCGATGATGCGACCTTCAGTCATGTCGGCAATCGCGTGACCTTCGAAACCCTGCAAGCCAGTTTTGAGCTTCAAGAACCCGGCCTGAACCGCATTGCGGCCTTGGTGCACTACCTCGATATCGGCGGTATTCAGCCTTTGGAGGCTGCCGGCATCGAACGCGTGCTGGCAGGACTGCGCGAAACCATTACCCATGACGACCACTTGCTGGCTGCTGCCAGCGCCATCTTCGACGGCCTGCTCACCGAGTTTGTGAAAGAGGAACAACCCAATGAGTAA
- a CDS encoding methyl-accepting chemotaxis protein — MPLPPRFLDHYRKADRIMLGLIWLMFLFALGLAYWHDTFIQAFLVGGGTSLLLTVLYRAMGGTRLMRCCLGIGLMVMAALHINQAEGVIESHFGIFALLAVLTFYRDWLPILVAAATIAVHHVVFHALQHQGFPVYVMAHHGGWTMVFVHAFYVVMETVALLYLAVHSQAEAVESQDMLDKMLAATSQLAVDAGKGDKATVHVSLADRFDQFLMQITALVDGVVRDSHGLGELGQELAKASNTLEKGAKHQLTEIAQMTGSMQRIGDAMGHIAVHVEHAVEHAGQASVQITRGQESVNRAQQEITQLAFRLKGTHSTVQVLAGQAEQIGTVLEVISSIAEQTNLLALNAAIEAARAGEQGRGFAVVADEVRSLAQRTALSTKEIRTIIEALQQGSRKAVEAMHDSREGVERCVEDSQLAAAVLQAVGSDISHIDELNGRIVTTTREQTTASREVVGRLQSVQSIAQNTADDVETRALSSQRLPPIAVRLDAPGRTFHQ, encoded by the coding sequence ATGCCTTTGCCCCCTCGTTTTCTTGACCACTACCGCAAAGCCGACCGAATCATGCTGGGCCTGATCTGGCTGATGTTCCTCTTCGCGTTGGGTCTGGCTTACTGGCACGACACGTTTATTCAGGCGTTTTTGGTGGGTGGCGGTACGAGTCTGCTGCTGACGGTGCTTTATCGCGCAATGGGCGGCACGCGGTTGATGCGGTGTTGCCTGGGCATTGGTTTGATGGTCATGGCCGCGTTGCATATCAATCAGGCCGAGGGCGTCATTGAATCCCACTTTGGTATTTTCGCGTTGCTGGCGGTACTGACTTTTTATCGCGACTGGCTACCGATTCTGGTCGCCGCTGCCACGATCGCCGTTCATCACGTGGTCTTCCATGCACTGCAACACCAAGGTTTTCCGGTCTACGTCATGGCGCATCACGGTGGGTGGACGATGGTGTTCGTTCACGCCTTCTATGTGGTCATGGAGACGGTCGCTCTGCTCTATCTGGCCGTGCACAGTCAAGCCGAAGCGGTGGAGAGCCAGGACATGCTGGACAAGATGCTCGCAGCCACGTCCCAGCTCGCCGTCGATGCTGGCAAGGGAGACAAGGCCACGGTGCATGTATCGCTCGCGGATCGTTTCGACCAATTCCTGATGCAGATTACCGCCCTGGTTGACGGGGTTGTTCGCGACTCTCACGGCCTGGGTGAGCTGGGCCAGGAGCTTGCCAAGGCGAGCAACACGCTAGAGAAAGGGGCGAAGCATCAGCTGACGGAAATTGCCCAGATGACGGGTTCGATGCAGCGGATCGGCGATGCGATGGGGCATATAGCCGTTCACGTCGAGCATGCCGTTGAACATGCCGGCCAGGCCAGCGTGCAAATCACCCGAGGACAGGAAAGTGTGAACCGCGCGCAGCAGGAAATCACTCAGTTGGCGTTTCGCCTGAAAGGCACGCACTCAACCGTGCAGGTTCTGGCGGGACAGGCGGAGCAAATCGGTACCGTCCTGGAGGTCATCAGCAGTATTGCTGAACAAACCAACCTGCTGGCCCTCAACGCCGCCATCGAGGCCGCTCGCGCCGGCGAGCAAGGCCGAGGTTTTGCCGTTGTGGCCGATGAAGTACGCAGCCTGGCGCAGCGCACCGCCCTCTCCACGAAGGAAATCAGGACGATCATCGAGGCCTTGCAGCAAGGCAGCCGCAAAGCCGTCGAGGCCATGCATGACAGCCGTGAAGGCGTGGAGCGCTGTGTCGAAGACAGTCAGCTGGCGGCCGCGGTGTTGCAGGCGGTGGGCAGCGACATCTCCCATATCGATGAACTCAATGGGCGCATTGTCACCACCACCCGCGAACAAACCACGGCAAGCCGCGAAGTGGTCGGGCGCTTGCAGTCTGTGCAGAGCATCGCGCAAAACACCGCAGACGATGTCGAAACCCGTGCCCTGAGCAGCCAGCGCTTGCCCCCCATCGCGGTTCGCCTGGATGCACCGGGCCGCACGTTTCATCAGTAA
- a CDS encoding FAD-binding oxidoreductase, translating to MSTNSQQTFYETTADITTYPAQSGRVDTKVCILGGGLAGLSTALGLAERGINDVVVLESHSLGHGASGRNGGFVFGGYSLGNADLLATLGVQEAQRLYRLTLDAVELIRNRVKQYGIDCDLADKGVILANWFNAPSRLETPRKLMSDVYGVDWEYIPPGQLKEMLKTERYFGGLLERNAFHFHPLKYVYGIARTVAEFGVRIHEQSSALNIEKRGKQYVVQTDGGEVHAEHVIFSCGGYARGVYRPVERAVLPIATYVVATEPLGARLKEVIDCESAVYDTRFAFDYYRPLRDSRILWGGRISVLNRSPEAIASLLKKDLLAVYPQLEGVEIQYSWGGLMSYGRHQMAQIGQDEAGVWHAVGFGGHGMAPTTVAGEVLADAIAKSIPIPDGFRKFGLTRTFGLAGLVAAQMTYTACEARDAFDAMRLNK from the coding sequence ATGAGCACTAATTCACAGCAAACCTTTTATGAAACCACGGCCGACATCACCACCTATCCCGCTCAATCGGGTCGTGTAGATACTAAAGTGTGCATCCTCGGTGGTGGGCTGGCAGGCCTATCGACCGCACTCGGGTTGGCGGAGCGTGGTATCAATGACGTCGTTGTTCTGGAGTCTCATAGCCTCGGTCATGGTGCCTCGGGTCGTAATGGCGGCTTCGTCTTCGGAGGCTACAGCCTGGGAAACGCTGACCTTCTCGCCACCCTTGGCGTTCAAGAGGCGCAACGCCTTTACAGGCTAACGTTGGATGCCGTTGAGTTGATCCGTAATCGTGTCAAACAATACGGTATCGATTGTGACCTGGCTGACAAGGGTGTGATTCTCGCTAATTGGTTCAACGCCCCGTCAAGACTTGAAACACCGCGAAAACTCATGAGTGACGTCTACGGGGTTGATTGGGAATACATACCGCCAGGCCAGTTAAAAGAGATGCTCAAGACTGAGCGCTATTTCGGCGGCCTGCTGGAGCGTAACGCTTTCCACTTTCATCCTCTCAAGTACGTGTACGGCATTGCTCGCACGGTGGCTGAATTCGGTGTGCGTATCCATGAGCAATCATCCGCCCTGAACATCGAGAAGCGTGGAAAGCAATATGTTGTGCAAACCGATGGCGGGGAAGTGCATGCCGAGCATGTCATCTTTTCCTGTGGCGGATACGCACGCGGCGTCTATCGCCCGGTCGAACGTGCTGTATTACCCATTGCCACCTATGTCGTAGCAACCGAACCCCTCGGGGCTCGCTTGAAAGAAGTTATTGACTGTGAATCAGCGGTCTACGACACGCGGTTCGCGTTTGATTACTACCGGCCGCTTCGCGACAGCAGGATTCTATGGGGAGGGCGGATTTCGGTGCTCAATCGGAGCCCGGAAGCGATCGCCAGTCTGCTCAAAAAAGATCTTTTAGCCGTATATCCTCAGCTGGAAGGTGTAGAAATCCAATATTCCTGGGGCGGCTTGATGAGCTATGGCCGGCATCAAATGGCCCAGATTGGCCAGGATGAAGCGGGCGTCTGGCACGCCGTTGGTTTTGGTGGTCATGGCATGGCGCCCACGACGGTGGCGGGCGAGGTTCTGGCTGACGCTATCGCCAAGTCCATTCCGATTCCCGACGGTTTCCGCAAATTCGGGTTGACCCGTACTTTTGGTCTGGCCGGTCTGGTCGCCGCGCAAATGACCTATACCGCATGCGAAGCGCGAGATGCTTTCGACGCTATGCGCCTTAACAAGTAA
- a CDS encoding glycosyltransferase family 2 protein: protein MNNTSYLADSSKNFSIVIVNYKTPEITKICLDLLHQHVGSLSVPIWVVDNYSADESTEYLRTLDWINLIERSVSEPEPGHIAHGKALDLVLERVETDYLFLMHTDTFVFDKNVFPMMLNKCLKNQKTVAVGCVEQINRGTTRTLWRFSSRLFQHHFRRMKISMGLRSREPRPYREVYLKSFCTLWNCKLIKQHNMHFSMDDRVPGYTLQDRMTELGYVVEMLSPRKIFSYLDHIQAGTVAAAGGYEKTHRRTKMYNNILKRLKKDDSKS from the coding sequence ATGAACAACACTAGTTACCTGGCTGACAGTTCCAAAAACTTCAGCATAGTTATAGTCAATTACAAAACACCAGAAATCACCAAGATATGCTTAGACTTATTGCACCAGCATGTGGGCAGCCTTAGCGTCCCAATATGGGTAGTTGATAACTATTCCGCCGATGAAAGCACTGAGTATTTACGAACTCTTGACTGGATCAATTTAATCGAGCGATCTGTTTCCGAACCAGAGCCTGGGCATATCGCGCATGGCAAAGCACTTGATCTGGTTTTGGAGCGAGTTGAAACTGATTATTTATTTCTAATGCACACCGATACATTTGTTTTTGATAAAAATGTTTTTCCGATGATGCTGAATAAATGCTTGAAAAACCAAAAAACCGTAGCCGTCGGTTGTGTTGAGCAAATAAATCGCGGCACTACCAGAACACTTTGGCGCTTTAGCTCACGCCTGTTCCAACATCATTTCAGACGTATGAAAATCTCCATGGGATTACGTTCCAGAGAACCGAGACCGTACAGAGAAGTCTACTTGAAGAGCTTCTGCACATTGTGGAACTGCAAACTTATCAAACAGCACAACATGCATTTTTCGATGGATGATCGCGTGCCTGGCTACACCCTCCAAGACCGCATGACCGAGCTTGGCTATGTCGTTGAAATGTTATCGCCGCGTAAAATTTTCAGCTATCTGGATCACATCCAGGCTGGCACTGTCGCAGCGGCTGGCGGCTATGAAAAGACTCATAGACGAACCAAAATGTACAACAATATCCTTAAGCGCCTGAAGAAAGACGACAGCAAAAGCTAA
- the chrA gene encoding chromate efflux transporter: MSKVRASTAGEDLSRPEAISLREAFWFWLKLGFISFGGPAGQISIMHQELVERRRWISERRFLHALNYCMLLPGPEAQQLATYIGWLMHRTWGGVIAGVLFVLPSLFILIALSWMYIAFGEVPVVAGLFYGIKPAVTAIVVQAAHRIGSRALKNNWLWAIAAASFAAIFAFNVPFPLIVLGAALIGYVGGRLAPEKFRTGGHSAAKKSFGPALIDDDTPSPEHARFSWMKLALLALIGAALWALPMGILTALFGWEGTLTQMGWFFTKAALLTFGGAYAVLPYVYQGAVGHYGWLTPTQMIDGLALGETTPGPLIMVVAFVGFVGAYVSQVFGADHVFLAGAVAATLVTWFTFLPSFLFILAGGPLVESTHNELKFTAPLTAITAAVVGVILNLACFFGYHVLWPRGFSGNLDWPSALIAILAAIALFRFKRGVIQVLMACALVGLAVHLLR; the protein is encoded by the coding sequence ATGAGTAAGGTGCGGGCATCAACGGCTGGAGAGGATCTATCGAGGCCGGAGGCCATCAGCTTGCGTGAAGCATTCTGGTTCTGGTTGAAGCTCGGCTTCATCAGTTTCGGCGGGCCAGCAGGACAGATTTCGATCATGCACCAGGAACTGGTGGAACGTCGGCGCTGGATCTCCGAACGACGCTTTCTCCATGCGCTCAACTATTGCATGTTGCTGCCTGGGCCAGAGGCTCAGCAATTGGCGACCTACATCGGCTGGCTGATGCATCGGACCTGGGGCGGAGTGATCGCCGGAGTGCTGTTTGTGCTGCCCTCACTGTTCATCCTGATCGCTTTATCGTGGATGTACATCGCGTTCGGCGAAGTGCCTGTGGTGGCCGGCCTCTTCTATGGGATCAAGCCTGCCGTGACGGCCATCGTGGTGCAGGCGGCACACAGGATCGGCTCTAGGGCGCTGAAGAATAATTGGCTGTGGGCGATAGCAGCCGCTTCATTTGCCGCGATCTTCGCGTTCAATGTTCCTTTCCCGCTGATCGTATTGGGGGCAGCGTTAATCGGCTATGTCGGAGGGCGTCTGGCGCCTGAGAAGTTCAGAACCGGGGGCCATAGCGCTGCCAAAAAGTCCTTCGGCCCGGCCTTGATCGATGACGACACCCCGTCCCCGGAACATGCCCGGTTCAGCTGGATGAAACTGGCGCTGCTGGCCCTCATCGGCGCAGCGCTGTGGGCGTTGCCGATGGGAATCCTGACCGCGCTTTTTGGCTGGGAAGGTACCTTGACCCAGATGGGCTGGTTCTTTACCAAGGCCGCGTTGCTGACTTTTGGCGGGGCCTATGCCGTCCTCCCGTATGTCTATCAAGGTGCGGTCGGTCACTATGGCTGGCTTACCCCGACCCAGATGATCGACGGTTTGGCACTGGGAGAAACCACACCAGGGCCGCTGATCATGGTAGTGGCCTTCGTCGGCTTTGTTGGAGCGTACGTCTCACAAGTGTTCGGCGCCGATCATGTATTTCTGGCCGGCGCTGTCGCAGCCACCCTGGTGACATGGTTCACCTTCCTGCCCTCGTTCCTGTTCATCCTTGCCGGCGGCCCACTGGTGGAATCGACTCACAACGAACTCAAATTCACCGCACCGCTTACCGCAATCACAGCGGCGGTGGTGGGAGTGATCCTCAATCTGGCATGTTTTTTCGGCTATCACGTGCTGTGGCCGCGGGGCTTCAGCGGCAACCTCGACTGGCCTTCTGCGCTGATCGCCATTTTGGCGGCAATTGCCTTGTTCCGCTTCAAACGGGGCGTCATTCAGGTGCTGATGGCTTGCGCGCTTGTCGGCTTGGCGGTGCATCTGCTGCGCTAG
- a CDS encoding acyltransferase: MNSSSVEGSRFSVLDGWRGISILLVLACHLLPLGPKPWQFNAAAGVMGMAIFFTLSGFLITNFLLNNSSVVDFLIRRIFRVVPLAWLYMLIALPVMNSTSDFYIANFLFIANWPPMWLGSVNGHLWSLCMEVQFYFAIALLVVLMRNKWVVLIPCLCIAVTMYRVMNDVHVAINTYYRIDEILSGCILALIYNNRLGNILAKLPTQTGIAQIFLFLLFVLSCHPDAGFMNYFRPYLAAAMVGSTLLNSRTRVAQILNNRVLFYIATISYALYVVHPLLIHTWLGSGDTVIKYLKRPLLFAAIFLTAHISTFYYEKWWIAFGKRFAKKVASQSVTSVG, encoded by the coding sequence ATGAATAGTAGTTCCGTAGAGGGCTCTCGATTCAGCGTACTTGATGGATGGCGCGGCATAAGCATCTTGCTTGTCTTGGCGTGCCACCTGCTACCACTTGGCCCAAAGCCTTGGCAATTTAATGCCGCCGCAGGCGTTATGGGAATGGCTATATTTTTTACGCTCTCGGGTTTCCTGATAACAAATTTTCTGCTCAACAACAGCAGCGTCGTTGATTTTTTAATTCGCAGAATCTTTCGGGTTGTGCCTCTCGCCTGGTTGTACATGCTCATTGCTTTACCTGTCATGAACAGCACTTCGGATTTCTACATCGCAAACTTTCTGTTCATTGCCAACTGGCCGCCTATGTGGCTTGGCAGTGTAAACGGCCACCTATGGAGTTTGTGCATGGAGGTCCAGTTCTATTTCGCCATCGCTTTGCTGGTAGTTCTGATGAGAAACAAGTGGGTAGTGCTAATCCCTTGTCTCTGCATCGCCGTCACAATGTACCGAGTCATGAATGATGTCCATGTCGCAATCAACACTTATTACCGCATTGATGAAATACTTTCTGGATGCATACTTGCACTGATATACAACAATAGACTGGGCAACATCCTTGCCAAACTTCCGACACAAACGGGGATCGCACAAATATTTTTATTCCTCCTGTTTGTCTTGTCCTGTCATCCCGATGCGGGCTTCATGAACTACTTCCGCCCCTATCTTGCTGCAGCAATGGTGGGGAGCACGTTGCTCAATAGCCGGACACGAGTTGCCCAGATTCTGAATAATCGCGTTCTATTTTATATCGCCACCATCTCGTACGCGCTCTACGTTGTTCATCCGCTGCTAATACATACTTGGCTGGGTAGCGGAGATACCGTCATAAAATATTTGAAGCGCCCTTTGTTGTTCGCCGCCATTTTTCTCACCGCGCATATCTCGACCTTCTATTATGAAAAATGGTGGATTGCTTTTGGTAAGAGATTTGCCAAGAAAGTAGCTAGCCAATCTGTTACATCGGTCGGTTGA
- a CDS encoding anti-virulence regulator CigR family protein — protein MLRSRSLIAAITCLALVSGPVTALADPGNGKGQGNGKGHPQNSQVHGNQGGQGGKGKNAGGGDWDNGPSINRGSVLGIIGGYRDYWSPGPALPPGIQKNLARGKPLPPGIAKKLDGRLIGRLPNYDGYEWQQVGTDLILVALATGLIYEVLNGAFD, from the coding sequence ATGCTCAGATCTCGCTCATTGATTGCAGCAATTACATGCCTTGCGCTGGTTTCCGGTCCAGTGACTGCATTGGCCGATCCTGGTAATGGAAAGGGCCAGGGAAACGGCAAGGGACATCCGCAAAACAGCCAGGTTCACGGCAACCAGGGAGGTCAGGGAGGCAAAGGCAAAAATGCCGGAGGCGGCGATTGGGATAATGGCCCAAGCATCAACCGCGGCAGCGTTCTCGGGATTATTGGCGGGTATCGGGACTACTGGAGCCCCGGACCTGCATTGCCACCCGGCATCCAAAAGAACCTCGCGCGAGGCAAGCCGCTTCCACCGGGGATTGCCAAAAAACTGGACGGACGGTTGATCGGCAGGCTGCCTAATTATGATGGGTATGAATGGCAGCAAGTTGGCACCGACTTGATATTGGTCGCGCTGGCAACCGGGCTCATCTACGAAGTGCTCAACGGTGCTTTTGATTAA